Proteins encoded by one window of Carassius carassius chromosome 30, fCarCar2.1, whole genome shotgun sequence:
- the LOC132110757 gene encoding myozenin-1-like, whose protein sequence is MPLSGTPAPPYKRKKLSKIITDLSHVTQDEYESEPKASEFDLGKKIRAPKDIMLEELSLMKNKGSKMFKMRQLRVAKFIYENNPDFFSSESMDNLQKFMPSLGGQMLVDVGGHVIGGQMAGQAGGASLAPVPPTKPGSYGKGAAGGLTGGAGGAGVAGGAGGKDGVSGDASRSEEHSKAALEKVEKRAAYENTYVSHWERAMKGNEELVATMKAQMPVPCPQKELRKYKCFNRSALPYGGFEKATQLMTFQLPDIEVATEEPEPAVVYHRGIGSRPSFNRTPIGWGGSGEQGSIHMELDTIPFDGETDDL, encoded by the exons AGTATGAATCAGAGCCCAAGGCCTCAGAATTTGACTTGGGGAAAAAGATCAGGGCACCCAAGGATATCATGCTGGAGGAACTATCCCTAATGAAGAACAAAGGCTCCAAGATGTTCAAGATGAGGCAGCTGCGTGTGGCGAAGTTCATCTATGAGAACAATCCTGACTTCTTCAGTAGTGAGTCCATG GATAACCTCCAAAAGTTCATGCCCAGTCTTGGGGGCCAGATGTTGGTGGATGTTGGTGGCCACGTGATTGGTGGACAGATGGCTGGCCAGGCTGGTGGGGCCAGCCTAGCACCAGTGCCTCCTACTAAACCCGGAAGCTATGGAAAGGGAGCAGCAGGTGGGCTCACTGGTGGAGCTGGAGGTGCCGGAGTGGCAGGAGGAGCAGGGGGGAAGGATGGTGTGTCAGGAGATGCCTCACGGA GTGAGGAACATTCTAAGGCTGCTTTGGAAAAAGTAGAAAAGAGAGCTGCATATGAGAATACATACGTTTCCCATTGGGAACGGGCTATGAAGGGCAATGAAGAACTTGTAGCCACAATGAAGGCTCAAATGCCAGTACCCTGCCCTCAAAAGGAGCTGCGCAAATATAAGTGCTTTAACAG GAGTGCTCTGCCTTATGGAGGTTTTGAGAAGGCCACACAGCTGATGACCTTCCAGCTGCCAGACATCGAGGTGGCCACGGAGGAGCCTGAACCTGCAGTGGTGTACCATCGTGGTATTGGTTCACGACCCTCCTTCAACCGCACACCTATCGGATGGGGGGGCAGTGGTGAACAAGGCAGCATTCACATGGAGTTGGATACTATACCATTCGATGGGGAGACTGACGACCTGTGA